The Micromonospora siamensis genome contains the following window.
CGGCGAAGGCTCCGCCACCGCCGCCGGCGCCGAACAGGGCGCAGCCCGGCTCGGGGCACCGCCACTGCCGGGCCAGCAGCTTCGCGCCCGCCGCGGAGCGCGGGCCGGTCACCGGGGCCTGACCGCCGCCGACGTGGGCGATGAAGACCGGACCGCCGGCGCCCGGCACCGGGGCGAGCACCCGACCGGGCTGGCCGAGCCACGGGAGCCGGCCGCCCAGCCCGTCGAAGCGGACCCGGCTGAGCACCGGGAGACCGAGCAGGTCGGCCACCTCCAGCATCCGGTCGCCGGGCTGGTCCAGCACCTCCACCAGGCCGTCGTCCGCCCAGCGCCGGACCACCATCCGCTCGTTGGAGGTCAGGTCGGCGTCGGAGAGCAGGGCCCGGTGCACGATCGCGTAGACCGGGACGCTGTCCTCCTCCAACTGCCGGGAGAGGGCGTCGATCACCATGCCGAGCCGGAGCAGGCTGGCCGGCCGGCCGCCGTCGAGATCCTGGTAGCGGATCACCTCGGCCAGGTCGACCACGGCCCGGGCCAGCGCCGGGTCGGTGCAGACCCGACCCTCGATCGCGTCCAGCACCTTGCTGATCTCGAACCTCATGGCACGACCCTACCGTT
Protein-coding sequences here:
- a CDS encoding FHA domain-containing protein, translated to MRFEISKVLDAIEGRVCTDPALARAVVDLAEVIRYQDLDGGRPASLLRLGMVIDALSRQLEEDSVPVYAIVHRALLSDADLTSNERMVVRRWADDGLVEVLDQPGDRMLEVADLLGLPVLSRVRFDGLGGRLPWLGQPGRVLAPVPGAGGPVFIAHVGGGQAPVTGPRSAAGAKLLARQWRCPEPGCALFGAGGGGGAFADLARVERSPAGQPPPTLRGGAPTCPRHMTRLGDAGPRPRTEVLAVRIGGLVRQRFVLTESQPVVAGRAPEQSGGVTLGQWLNDEARRWISRGHVRFELRVGEVIVTDTSTNGSGIRPAGSMNDADRIALAPQQSRVLGAGDVVELYPGVQIGRAEELPSAAPFTPASVMAEAPTMAMRLPRV